One window of the Anoplolepis gracilipes chromosome 9, ASM4749672v1, whole genome shotgun sequence genome contains the following:
- the Rpl6 gene encoding large ribosomal subunit protein eL6 produces the protein MADTSAKVQTPEKKAAPAAAKKDAKSKGKPSRGKPRNYDLGNGIYRFSRTRMYHKKAIYKFLGKKTAKKPKPSTPLTIEKKIGGDKNGEKRIVLLKKRRASYPTADPVTVHHSKKCFHEHHRYLRPSLVPGTVCILLAGLHKGKRVVFLKQLKSGLLLVTGPFLINACPLRRVSQNYVIATSTKLDFSGIQLPKRINDDYFKRKRDKRAKKEEGDIFSKKKEEYKPSDQRKADQKIVDKLVIDAIKKHPDKKLLFTYLSAMFGLRSSQYPHRMKF, from the exons aTGGCAGATACAAGTGCAAAAGTGCAAACTCCTGAGAAAAAAGCTGCACCTGCTGCGGCTAAAAAGGATGCAAAGAGCAAAGGAAAGCCTTCGCGAGGAAAACCAAGGAATTATGATTTAGGAAATGGTATTTATAGATTCAGTCGTACACGTATGTACCACAAGAAGGCAATCTATAAATTCTTGGGTAAGAAGACTGCAAAAAAG CCCAAGCCATCAACGCCATTGACTATCGAAAAGAAGATCGGCGGTGATAAAAATGGTGAAAAACGTATCGTGCTTTTGAAGAAGAGACGTGCAAGCTATCCTACTGCTGATCCTGTTACTGTGCACCACTCTAAAAAATGTTTCCATGAACATCATCGTTATCTACGGCCTTCTTTGGTACCTGGAACAGTTTGCATTCTGTTAGCAGGACTTCACAAAGGAAAGAGGGTTGTCTTCTTGAAACAACTGAAGAGTGGTCTACTTTTAGTTACAG GACCATTCCTGATCAATGCCTGTCCCTTGCGAAGAGTCAGCCAGAATTATGTGATTGCTACCTCCACAAAGTTAGATTTCTCTGGCATTCAATTACCTAAGCGTATTAATGATGATTACTTCAAGAGGAAGCGTGACAAGCGTGCCAAGAAAGAGGAGGGTGATATTTTcagcaaaaagaaagaagaatataaaCCGAGTGATCAGAGGAAAGCTGATCAGAAAATAGTCGACAAATTAGTGATTGACGCCATCAAGAAGCACccagataaaaaattgctgTTTACTTATCTCTCAGCAATGTTTGGTCTGCGAAGCAGTCAATATCCACAcagaatgaaattttaa
- the Ergic53 gene encoding protein ERGIC-53: protein MRILEISPRKRHVTWIYAPITNRYRNLSHSTNHRRLITGVRGPASSEVTRPSSRVSGCQSPTESSTIAMKMAAEVRWLLAFLVSCAVPFCRGEMPHRKFEYKYSFKPPYLAQKDGSVPFWEYGGNTIASAENVRVAPSLKSQKGAIWSKQPITFDWWEVDIVFRISGRSRIGADGLAFWYTTTKGTYNGTVFGSSDLWTGLGIFFDSFDNDNKHNNPYIMAVVNDGTKIFDHANDGSTQQLAGCLRDFRNKPFATRARIEYYKNTLTLMFHNGMTNNDQDYEMCFRIDNIVLPQNGFFGISAATGGLADDHDILHFLTLSLYPPGQLPVDGHKVSLEEQAKLQQEYLDYQKKLDEQKEEYRKENPDKFRKQEYEEYYETESQKELRQIFNGQSQMYDVLRDLHRKLDEIVGRQERALSLISQVQASQAGIQVVNGQQGQQPVLADTIRRQEVDAVLNNQNIILNTARDIKSFMGELHTKTESILNNQARAPTAQVQPMGYDHQSFMSEIRDGLNSLKKDIKTTGNADCPNCLSVGIFLLFIAIQMIILLVYSIYRDNKEAQMKKLY, encoded by the exons AGCGAAGTGACGAGGCCGAGCAGTCGGGTTTCGGGTTGTCAATCACCGACCGAGTCGTCGACAATCGCGATGAAGATGGCTGCCGAGGTGAGGTGGCTTCTGGCTTTTCTAGTATCATGCGCCGTCCCGTTTTGCCGCGGCGAGATGCCGCATCGGAAATTCGAATACAAGTACTCGTTCAAGCCACCGTATCTCGCGCAAAAGGATGGCAGCGTACCGTTTTGGGAATACGGCGGAA ataCTATTGCTAGTGCAGAAAATGTTAGAGTAGCACCCTCGCTTAAAAGTCAAAAag gtGCAATATGGTCAAAGCAACCAATAACTTTCGACTGGTGGGAAGTAGACATAGTATTCCGTATAAGTGGACGGTCGAGGATAGGAGCAGATGGTTTAGCATTCTGGTACACAACTACCAAAGGCACCTATAACGGCACAGTTTTTGGCAGTTCGGATCTTTGGACAGGCCTAGGAATTTTCTTTGATTCATTCGATAATGACAATAAGCATAATAATCCATATATCATGGCTGTTGTCAATGATGGCACAAAGATCTTTGATCATGCaaa TGATGGCTCTACACAACAATTGGCAGGCTGTTTGCGAGATTTTCGCAATAAACCTTTTGCTACGCGAGCACGGATAGAGTATTATAAGAATACATTAACA TTGATGTTTCACAATGGCATGACAAACAATGACCAAGATTACGAAATGTGCTTTCGAATTGATAACATTGTATTACCACAAAATGGATTCTTTGGAATTTCCGCTGCTACtg GTGGCTTGGCCGACGATCATGATATCTTACATTTTCTAACTCTCTCTTTGTATCCCCCCGGACAGTTACCAGTAGATGGGCATAAAGTTTCTTTAGAGGAACAAGCTAAACTTCAACAGGAATACTTGGACTATCAAAAGAAACTGGATGAACAGAAAGAGGAATATCGCAA agaaaatcCAGATAAATTTCGCAAACAGGAATATGAAGAATATTATGAAACGGAGAGTCAGAAGGAGTTACGGCAAATATTCAATGGACAGAGTCAGATGTATGATGTCTTGCGTGATCTTCACAGAAAATTAGATGAAATTGTTGGAAGGCAAGAGAGAGCATTGAGTTTGATATCACAAGTTCAAGCGAGTCAAGCGG GTATACAAGTTGTGAACGGTCAACAAGGACAACAACCTGTACTGGCTGACACTATACGTCGGCAAGAAGTCGACGCTGTGttgaataatcaaaatatcatattaaatacaGCTAGGGACATTAAGTCCTTTATGGGAGAACTTCATACCAAGACTGAATCTATTCTTAACAATCAAGCACGCGCTCCGACAGCACAG GTACAGCCAATGGGATATGATCATCAGTCATTCATGTCAGAGATACGAGACGGAttgaattcattaaaaaaggATATTAAAACCACAGGAAACGCGGATTGCCCTAATTGTCTATCAGTCGGCATATTCTTACTGTTCATCGCGAtacaaatgataatattattagtgtACAGTATTTACcg GGACAATAAAGAAGCACAGATGAAGAAACTCTACTAA